A single region of the Hoeflea prorocentri genome encodes:
- the purF gene encoding amidophosphoribosyltransferase, which produces MQEVTRRPVSVAHKTITEPDCEADAFRDECGVFGIFGKADAAAVVTLGLHALQHRGQEAAGIVSYDGSQFSVERHVGLIGDTFTKPSVLARLPGSRAIGHTRYSTTGGEGLRNVQPFFAEFDGGGFAISHNGNITNALTMQRELQKRGAIFSSTSDTETLLHLIAMSDREYFIEKFIDAVTQLEGAFSLVGLSGKKMIGARDPLGIRPLVLGDLDGAYILCSETCALDIIGARFVRDVRPGEVIVITEKGLRSYFPWGEIKPRFCIFEYVYFARPDSNVEGRNVYETRKNIGIELAKESPVEADMVVPVPDSGTPAAIGFAHQAGLPFDLGIIRNHYVGRTFIQPTASIRHMGVKLKHNANRTAIEGKRVVLVDDSIVRGTTSQKIVQMVRDAGAAEVHMRIASPPTVASCFYGVDTPETSKLLASRMSTEEMRDYIKVDSLAFLSMDGLYRAVAEPSRNKECPQFCDACFSGEYPTDLTDRDSDDGTRTLSLLAKHG; this is translated from the coding sequence ATGCAGGAAGTGACCAGGAGGCCCGTATCCGTGGCACACAAAACGATCACAGAACCTGACTGCGAAGCTGACGCCTTCCGTGACGAGTGCGGCGTCTTTGGAATTTTCGGCAAGGCTGACGCGGCAGCCGTTGTCACACTCGGTCTGCATGCTCTCCAGCATCGCGGCCAGGAAGCCGCAGGCATCGTTTCCTATGACGGCAGCCAGTTTTCCGTCGAGCGCCATGTCGGCCTGATCGGCGATACATTCACCAAACCCTCTGTCCTTGCACGCCTGCCCGGCAGTCGCGCTATCGGCCATACGCGCTATTCGACAACCGGCGGCGAAGGCCTGCGCAACGTGCAGCCGTTCTTTGCCGAATTTGATGGCGGCGGTTTTGCCATTTCGCACAACGGCAACATCACCAATGCGCTGACCATGCAGCGCGAACTGCAAAAGCGCGGTGCTATTTTCTCGTCCACCTCGGACACGGAAACGCTGCTTCATCTGATCGCCATGAGCGATCGCGAGTATTTCATCGAGAAATTCATCGATGCCGTGACGCAGCTCGAAGGCGCGTTTTCACTTGTCGGGCTTTCCGGCAAAAAAATGATCGGCGCACGCGATCCGCTTGGGATTCGCCCGTTGGTACTCGGCGATCTCGACGGCGCCTATATCCTTTGCTCGGAAACGTGCGCGCTCGACATTATCGGCGCCCGCTTCGTGCGCGATGTCAGGCCCGGAGAGGTGATTGTGATCACCGAGAAGGGGCTGCGCAGCTATTTCCCCTGGGGTGAGATCAAGCCGCGTTTCTGCATTTTCGAATATGTCTATTTCGCGCGTCCCGATTCCAATGTGGAGGGGCGTAACGTCTACGAGACGCGAAAGAATATCGGTATCGAGCTTGCCAAGGAAAGCCCGGTGGAGGCTGACATGGTGGTGCCCGTACCGGATTCGGGCACCCCGGCAGCCATAGGGTTTGCGCATCAGGCCGGCCTGCCCTTCGACCTCGGCATCATCCGCAATCACTATGTGGGACGCACATTTATCCAGCCGACCGCATCGATCCGGCATATGGGCGTCAAGCTCAAGCACAACGCCAACCGGACTGCCATTGAGGGCAAACGCGTGGTTCTTGTCGACGATTCCATCGTGCGCGGAACCACGTCGCAGAAAATCGTGCAGATGGTCCGCGACGCGGGAGCCGCGGAGGTGCATATGCGCATCGCTTCTCCGCCCACCGTCGCCTCGTGCTTTTACGGGGTCGACACGCCGGAAACGTCAAAGCTGCTTGCATCGCGTATGTCGACCGAGGAAATGCGCGACTATATCAAGGTGGATTCGCTGGCCTTTCTTTCCATGGACGGGCTGTACCGGGCCGTTGCCGAGCCGTCGCGCAACAAGGAATGTCCACAATTCTGCGACGCCTGTTTTTCCGGCGAATACCCGACAGACCTGACAGACCGCGACAGTGACGACGGAACACGCACACTCTCTTTGCTCGCCAAACACGGATAA
- a CDS encoding SDR family NAD(P)-dependent oxidoreductase, whose product MMDLSGRIALVTGASRGIGYFTALELAKAGAHVVAVARTVGGLEELDDAINAAGGSATLVPQDLLDMKAVDRLGAAINERWEKLDILVANSGILGPLSPVGHIEAKAFEKVMNKNIVSTWRVIRSVETLLHKSDAGRAIIISSGAAHNCRAFWGAYSASKAALEALARCWAAETVNTALRVNCVNPGGTRTAMRAQAIPGEDPMTVPHPSEVAAKIALLAAPALEHTGMLYDFPEDRWKSYRHPD is encoded by the coding sequence ATGATGGATCTCAGCGGCCGCATCGCGCTGGTCACCGGCGCATCACGCGGCATCGGCTATTTCACGGCTCTTGAGCTTGCCAAGGCCGGCGCCCATGTGGTTGCCGTCGCGCGCACCGTTGGCGGTTTGGAAGAACTCGACGATGCAATCAATGCCGCCGGCGGTTCCGCTACCCTGGTGCCGCAGGACCTGCTCGATATGAAGGCAGTGGACCGGCTGGGCGCGGCCATCAATGAGCGCTGGGAGAAACTCGATATCCTTGTGGCCAATTCGGGAATCCTCGGTCCGCTTTCCCCCGTCGGCCATATCGAGGCCAAGGCATTCGAGAAGGTGATGAACAAGAACATCGTCTCCACATGGCGGGTGATCCGATCGGTCGAAACGCTGCTGCACAAGTCTGACGCGGGCCGGGCCATCATCATCTCATCCGGAGCGGCTCACAATTGCCGTGCCTTCTGGGGCGCCTATTCGGCGAGCAAGGCTGCTCTTGAAGCGCTGGCGCGCTGCTGGGCCGCCGAAACCGTCAACACGGCGCTGCGGGTCAATTGTGTCAATCCCGGCGGCACGCGGACTGCCATGCGCGCCCAGGCGATACCGGGTGAGGATCCGATGACCGTCCCCCACCCCTCCGAGGTTGCCGCCAAGATTGCTCTGCTGGCGGCCCCGGCTCTGGAACATACCGGTATGCTCTACGATTTTCCGGAAGACCGCTGGAAGAGCTACCGGCACCCGGACTGA
- a CDS encoding autotransporter outer membrane beta-barrel domain-containing protein, translated as MVARSLPCEHGQRPLIRSLVRGAVGGFFVAAITLVHLPVANADCSTADSTFTCTGNFSSGLSLGLTNETQVTIQDLNTDAGAIAIVAGGADGTGTGDAGGDTTAFDIDFDGSNAYGINATSAGDTALSVTLTGGNGAIGKEKTGNADSGGDGGSTGAVSLTVTNTTTVTGVAALVFTSDGGDGGTGGKGKNAAFNSGRGGTGGAGGSAGGITVKIDSGELANLTSTAGSIVSVLLQGGDGGEGGEGAGQGGSSTNIHGGNGGDGGVSGNIDVRIHSTVSGATIANSTPAVFLETLGGAGGKGGKGSGTDLSHVTGGNGGKGGSAGTITFIMDAATITTSGETASGLFARSYGGAGGNGGDAGGGASGSGGSAKGAGNGDDVSVTITANITTTGRDADGILIQSVGGFAGDGGSAAEVLDSYGAASESAGTAGTAGLTLGSGSIIQTSGEGAAGVFVQSVGGGGGKGGSGEAFASLGGSGSAGGDADSVTIVFDSNVTVKTAGIKAPAVVAQSMGGGGGSGGSSDGVEALGGSGGSGGAGKDVTVTLDGSKISSDGVFSDALVLQSIGGGGGIGGSVETFNLDVGFSTGGTGGTAGNGGTVTLKSASTTVGSVEALGYRSHGVLLQSIGGGGGNSSNDLTLAAGIGVDINLGQGGNAGSGGAGDTVTAVQNYFTVKTQEDLSHGFVAQSIGGGGGMSGSTINYDAIDAGVSFTQTVGGSAGDGGAGGAVKVVLFESVTTGGVHSPAVVAHSVGGGGGIAGSTFGGSGLTFGSVDNTVGGSGGRGGDGGTVTLTTNSDMTTTGLVSHAIVAQSIGGGGGMGGWTSTIDVASSGNIELTSGGNSGTGGSGGNVTVNQQGDASVIHASGNNSSAIVAHSIGGGGGMSDMTLTGDLASVGEVSITAGGSGGGAGNAGAVLVTTAGQIIVDGDNGIGVTAQSIAGSGGTSSFSINADLFNGGSYSQTVSGNGGTGGMAATVEIDNEADITTSGDNGTALLAQSVGGGGGNALGVISVEAMTVGEVSMALGGDGGASGSGGAVTVTNGASLATTGEYAYGIMAQSVGGEGGSAWLAVDAGLSAGEYTADIDVTLGGTGGSGSKGGTVNVNNGGAISTQDFSAVGLLAQSVGGAGGSGGTALSGVMSFSSNSSLTVDVGIGGEGGGGGAGGDVSVVNLGSITTGRFYSSAVLAQSIGGNGGSGGSSFVFASDSSTSGTLGATVTVGGAAGNGGIGGDVDVFNLASLSTTRGGSKGIYAQSIGGNGGQGGTAANILLDFTSASASSVEVSAAVSVGGKGGTGANAGGVTVNNFGSITTGGDVSSAIFAQSVGGGGGDGGSAESFPLLQFFSSASDGASTGSYSLTFDLGGNGGVGGTGGAVDVTNVADISTSGVASYGIFAHSVGGGGGSGGNGEYAANDFADALTEALESQTGDPQDIFEEYIYAGIDDALSAYYWYLAIQGLSGFKIKSELTNWVIDIGGYGGAAGDGGDLTVDNFRTITTTGASGTAIFAQSVGGGGGVGGDGAAGSISQVTVGGRGSGGGNGGHILIDNRGAINTSGLGAMGMFVQSVGGGGGAAGDVELSFGSPVYTASFGLGVVAQEDSGAGGNGGNIDISSIAAITTSGQFAHGIWAQSTGGSGGAVGVTANTPNTYIGNVGDPGSGGTINIETVDAITMTGDYSTGIFAQSLGGSGDDGGAITLDIHGDIISSGTQGYGIVAQSDGYNSAGNVTINIGRLSTVSTGGTANNGYQAIDILGADTATINNEGTISTAQAFASSSDYSTVITMKGDKNTINNRGTISGGLAMKGGSTNLFDNKDGGVFEMGYTVDLSSSGNLVNAGTLSPGGTGNIITTSLKGKLSSQFHSDGIYLFDLEMGRRSDGKSDEILLANSSGSQTPKATVSANPTGTNLLNSGDSGSSTIIYSDDVTLSIKNLAAADTATVDYSLVLKNSKTIDLEYTVDYSSDDLALSQNQQKAAALIEELIAARNAELSGGSVATTSLLGSGDDASAVPLASDVALASVADNYEFVEDAASIILGLATVEELKGAYDKLAPGDVFAAVDAAYFSAFGFSGALNACAGGQNIATADLGAHGTCAWLSIGASHHHRDKNPDAVGYNENVFAIAGGLEYEFTPGWFAGLGLGYEFFNQSSSTFSSNGGRVQLGGSLRAEIGKTSISGSVLGGYGHYDFTREAFSSSGGVFANSNPNLWWVSGQATIGHEFAVTDTSSIKPSFGVGVTHYYQGGFTEAEGGDFKLAIGSISGTVFNFNPAVDISTEFDLSGSTAKATFHLGMLALSGGQNRSTTAQLQAAGFGSSSYTLVDEADSMFADIGASIETHFGERAMFEAGVGALFSADVQEFGGQARLKIPF; from the coding sequence ATGGTGGCAAGATCGCTGCCGTGCGAACACGGACAACGGCCTCTCATTCGATCTTTGGTGCGCGGTGCTGTCGGCGGCTTCTTTGTGGCCGCGATCACATTGGTCCACTTGCCTGTCGCAAACGCAGATTGCTCCACCGCGGATTCCACGTTCACGTGTACAGGCAACTTTTCGTCCGGCCTGTCGCTAGGCCTGACCAACGAAACGCAGGTCACCATTCAGGATCTCAACACCGACGCCGGTGCGATAGCCATAGTGGCGGGCGGAGCTGACGGCACCGGCACCGGTGACGCCGGCGGCGACACCACCGCCTTCGATATAGATTTCGATGGATCGAACGCGTACGGGATCAATGCCACCTCTGCAGGCGACACGGCGCTGTCAGTGACACTTACAGGCGGGAACGGAGCCATCGGCAAAGAGAAGACCGGTAATGCCGATAGCGGTGGCGATGGCGGCTCAACAGGCGCTGTGTCCCTGACGGTTACGAACACGACCACTGTGACCGGTGTCGCGGCGCTTGTCTTCACCAGTGATGGTGGGGACGGTGGCACAGGTGGAAAGGGCAAGAACGCCGCTTTTAACTCCGGGCGGGGCGGCACCGGCGGGGCAGGCGGAAGCGCCGGCGGTATAACGGTCAAGATCGACAGCGGTGAGCTTGCCAACCTGACCTCGACTGCCGGGTCGATTGTCAGCGTGTTGTTGCAAGGCGGCGATGGCGGCGAAGGCGGAGAGGGCGCGGGACAAGGTGGAAGCAGCACAAATATTCACGGTGGAAACGGCGGCGATGGCGGTGTGAGCGGCAATATAGACGTCCGGATTCATTCGACCGTATCAGGAGCCACCATTGCGAATTCGACGCCGGCTGTGTTTCTGGAGACGCTCGGAGGCGCAGGAGGAAAGGGTGGCAAGGGGTCAGGAACAGACCTGAGCCATGTGACCGGAGGCAATGGTGGCAAGGGAGGTTCGGCAGGCACCATTACATTCATAATGGATGCGGCCACGATCACCACCAGCGGTGAAACAGCATCCGGCCTGTTTGCAAGAAGCTATGGCGGCGCCGGCGGGAATGGCGGTGACGCCGGTGGTGGGGCCAGTGGGTCCGGAGGAAGCGCAAAAGGCGCTGGCAATGGCGACGATGTATCCGTCACAATCACCGCAAACATAACGACAACTGGCCGCGATGCGGATGGAATTCTGATTCAGAGTGTCGGCGGATTTGCCGGCGACGGCGGCTCTGCCGCTGAGGTGCTCGACAGCTACGGAGCCGCTTCGGAAAGCGCCGGTACTGCGGGAACGGCCGGACTGACGCTCGGCAGCGGCAGTATCATTCAAACGTCGGGTGAAGGAGCCGCCGGTGTTTTCGTGCAAAGTGTCGGAGGTGGTGGCGGCAAAGGCGGATCAGGTGAAGCATTCGCTTCGCTCGGAGGCAGTGGCTCGGCCGGCGGCGACGCCGATTCAGTGACGATTGTCTTTGACAGCAACGTGACGGTCAAAACAGCCGGCATCAAGGCGCCCGCAGTGGTCGCGCAAAGCATGGGCGGCGGCGGTGGCAGCGGCGGCTCTTCAGACGGTGTCGAAGCGCTCGGCGGTTCCGGGGGAAGCGGAGGGGCCGGCAAAGATGTGACCGTTACGCTCGACGGAAGCAAGATTTCTTCCGACGGCGTGTTTTCAGATGCGCTCGTGTTGCAGTCCATAGGCGGCGGTGGTGGTATTGGCGGCTCTGTCGAAACCTTCAATCTGGATGTCGGCTTTTCCACCGGCGGCACTGGTGGCACCGCCGGAAATGGCGGCACGGTGACGCTTAAGAGTGCTTCGACAACTGTCGGCAGCGTTGAGGCGCTTGGCTATCGGTCGCATGGTGTGCTGCTTCAGTCCATTGGCGGCGGCGGCGGAAACAGCAGTAATGATCTCACGCTCGCCGCCGGTATCGGTGTTGACATCAATCTTGGGCAAGGCGGTAACGCCGGCAGTGGCGGCGCCGGAGACACGGTCACCGCAGTGCAAAACTATTTCACTGTAAAAACTCAAGAGGACCTCTCCCACGGATTTGTTGCGCAATCCATTGGTGGCGGTGGCGGTATGTCGGGCAGCACCATCAACTACGATGCCATCGACGCCGGGGTCAGTTTTACGCAAACGGTCGGCGGATCGGCTGGCGATGGCGGTGCCGGCGGCGCGGTTAAGGTCGTCCTGTTTGAAAGTGTGACCACCGGCGGTGTCCACTCACCCGCCGTCGTGGCCCATTCCGTGGGTGGCGGCGGCGGTATTGCCGGATCGACCTTCGGCGGCAGCGGTCTCACCTTCGGCTCGGTCGACAACACCGTTGGCGGCAGTGGCGGCCGCGGTGGCGACGGAGGCACGGTTACGCTGACAACGAATTCCGACATGACGACGACCGGCCTTGTATCGCACGCAATTGTTGCGCAGAGCATTGGCGGCGGTGGCGGCATGGGCGGTTGGACATCGACGATCGACGTTGCCAGCAGTGGAAACATCGAGCTGACGTCCGGAGGAAACTCAGGAACTGGCGGCAGCGGCGGAAACGTCACTGTCAACCAGCAGGGTGACGCATCCGTCATCCATGCCAGCGGAAACAACTCCAGCGCGATTGTGGCACATAGCATCGGCGGCGGCGGCGGTATGAGCGATATGACGCTCACGGGAGATCTGGCATCCGTCGGCGAAGTTTCAATCACAGCCGGCGGCAGTGGTGGCGGGGCGGGTAATGCCGGCGCGGTCCTGGTCACCACAGCCGGTCAGATCATCGTCGACGGCGACAACGGGATCGGCGTTACCGCGCAAAGCATTGCCGGTTCCGGGGGCACATCGTCCTTCAGCATCAATGCCGATCTCTTCAATGGCGGGTCCTACTCGCAAACGGTGTCTGGCAACGGCGGCACCGGCGGGATGGCCGCCACTGTTGAGATCGACAACGAGGCGGACATAACAACGTCTGGTGACAACGGCACGGCGCTTCTGGCGCAGAGCGTTGGTGGTGGCGGTGGTAATGCTCTCGGTGTGATTTCCGTTGAGGCCATGACGGTGGGTGAGGTTTCCATGGCCCTGGGTGGCGACGGTGGCGCCTCGGGTTCGGGTGGAGCTGTAACCGTCACGAATGGAGCATCGCTCGCGACAACTGGCGAATATGCCTATGGCATCATGGCTCAATCCGTCGGCGGTGAGGGCGGCAGCGCCTGGCTGGCGGTTGATGCGGGCCTGTCGGCCGGAGAATACACGGCCGATATCGATGTCACACTCGGCGGAACCGGCGGCAGCGGCAGCAAGGGCGGAACGGTCAACGTTAACAATGGCGGTGCCATTAGCACCCAGGACTTCAGCGCAGTCGGTCTCCTGGCGCAGTCCGTGGGCGGAGCAGGCGGTAGCGGAGGCACGGCGCTGTCAGGCGTTATGTCATTCTCCAGCAACTCTTCGCTGACGGTCGACGTGGGCATCGGCGGTGAAGGCGGCGGCGGTGGAGCTGGCGGTGATGTTTCGGTCGTAAACCTGGGTAGCATTACAACAGGTCGCTTTTACTCCAGCGCCGTCTTGGCTCAATCTATTGGCGGCAACGGCGGCAGCGGTGGCAGCTCCTTCGTCTTTGCTTCAGATTCGTCGACAAGCGGAACGTTGGGAGCAACGGTCACGGTTGGTGGCGCTGCCGGGAATGGAGGCATTGGCGGCGATGTAGACGTCTTCAATCTGGCCTCGCTTTCCACCACAAGGGGCGGATCAAAGGGTATCTATGCCCAATCCATCGGTGGCAATGGCGGTCAGGGCGGGACGGCGGCCAACATCCTGCTCGATTTCACATCCGCGTCTGCCTCCTCAGTCGAAGTCAGTGCAGCCGTAAGTGTTGGTGGAAAGGGCGGAACGGGTGCCAATGCCGGTGGCGTGACGGTCAACAATTTCGGTTCGATTACGACCGGTGGTGACGTCTCATCGGCGATTTTCGCACAGTCTGTTGGCGGCGGCGGCGGCGACGGAGGGTCGGCCGAGTCCTTTCCGTTGCTCCAGTTTTTCTCGTCTGCTTCCGACGGCGCATCGACCGGCTCGTACAGTCTGACCTTCGATCTGGGCGGCAATGGCGGTGTCGGCGGAACCGGCGGTGCCGTCGATGTCACCAATGTGGCAGACATTTCGACTTCCGGCGTGGCCTCCTATGGCATATTTGCCCATTCTGTGGGCGGCGGTGGAGGTAGCGGCGGCAATGGCGAATACGCCGCGAACGATTTTGCCGATGCCCTGACCGAGGCGTTGGAGTCCCAGACGGGTGACCCACAAGACATCTTCGAGGAATATATCTACGCCGGTATCGATGATGCGCTCTCTGCCTATTACTGGTATCTCGCCATTCAGGGCCTGAGTGGCTTTAAGATCAAATCAGAACTGACCAATTGGGTCATTGATATCGGCGGCTACGGCGGTGCCGCCGGTGATGGTGGCGACCTGACGGTCGATAATTTCAGAACCATTACAACCACCGGCGCCAGCGGGACGGCGATTTTTGCTCAGTCCGTCGGTGGTGGCGGAGGTGTTGGCGGTGATGGCGCAGCTGGTTCGATCTCACAGGTCACTGTCGGCGGCAGGGGCAGCGGCGGCGGTAATGGCGGCCACATATTGATTGACAACCGTGGAGCCATCAACACCTCGGGCCTCGGCGCCATGGGCATGTTTGTGCAGTCAGTCGGCGGTGGCGGCGGTGCCGCAGGCGATGTGGAACTTTCCTTTGGCTCGCCCGTATATACCGCGAGTTTCGGGCTTGGTGTCGTTGCGCAGGAGGATTCCGGCGCGGGTGGAAATGGCGGCAATATCGACATCAGCTCGATTGCCGCCATCACAACGAGCGGGCAGTTCGCCCACGGTATATGGGCACAATCAACCGGTGGAAGTGGTGGCGCGGTCGGTGTCACCGCCAACACGCCGAACACCTATATCGGCAATGTGGGAGACCCCGGGTCGGGCGGCACGATAAACATCGAAACAGTCGATGCGATCACCATGACGGGTGATTATTCGACAGGGATTTTTGCTCAAAGCCTTGGTGGTTCCGGCGACGACGGGGGAGCCATCACGCTTGATATCCACGGAGACATCATCTCCTCGGGAACACAAGGCTACGGCATTGTGGCTCAAAGCGACGGATACAACTCAGCCGGCAATGTGACGATCAACATCGGAAGACTCTCCACGGTTTCGACGGGCGGAACAGCCAACAATGGCTATCAGGCGATCGATATCCTGGGCGCAGACACAGCAACCATCAACAACGAGGGCACGATCAGCACGGCACAGGCTTTTGCCTCGTCGAGTGATTATTCCACGGTCATCACGATGAAAGGCGATAAGAACACAATCAACAACAGGGGTACGATCAGCGGCGGCCTCGCCATGAAGGGCGGGAGTACCAATCTGTTTGACAACAAAGACGGTGGTGTCTTCGAGATGGGCTACACGGTAGATCTCAGCAGCAGCGGAAATCTCGTCAATGCCGGAACACTGTCTCCGGGTGGAACCGGCAACATCATAACCACTTCGCTAAAGGGCAAGCTGTCTTCGCAGTTCCACTCTGACGGCATATATCTGTTCGATCTTGAGATGGGCCGCCGTTCAGATGGAAAGAGCGATGAAATCCTGCTGGCAAACTCGTCCGGTTCACAAACGCCCAAGGCGACTGTGAGCGCCAATCCGACCGGTACCAATCTGCTCAACTCGGGTGATAGCGGTTCCAGCACAATCATTTACAGCGACGATGTCACCCTTAGCATTAAAAATCTCGCGGCCGCCGACACAGCAACGGTGGATTATTCCCTTGTCCTAAAGAACAGCAAAACAATCGACCTTGAATATACGGTCGACTATTCCAGCGACGATCTGGCGTTAAGCCAGAACCAGCAGAAGGCCGCTGCACTGATTGAAGAACTGATCGCTGCGCGCAATGCAGAACTGTCGGGAGGCAGTGTGGCAACAACAAGCCTGTTGGGTTCGGGCGATGATGCAAGCGCCGTTCCGCTTGCGAGCGATGTCGCTTTGGCCAGCGTCGCGGACAACTATGAATTCGTTGAGGATGCCGCAAGTATCATCTTGGGACTTGCGACTGTCGAAGAGCTCAAAGGCGCCTATGACAAACTGGCGCCGGGCGATGTTTTTGCGGCTGTGGACGCGGCTTACTTCTCCGCCTTTGGCTTTTCCGGCGCCCTTAACGCCTGTGCCGGGGGGCAGAATATTGCGACCGCCGATCTCGGTGCGCACGGCACCTGTGCCTGGCTGAGCATTGGGGCCAGCCATCACCACCGTGACAAGAACCCGGACGCGGTTGGCTACAATGAAAATGTCTTCGCCATCGCTGGTGGTCTGGAATACGAATTCACGCCGGGCTGGTTTGCCGGCCTCGGGCTTGGATACGAATTTTTCAACCAGTCCAGCTCCACCTTCAGCTCCAACGGCGGGCGCGTCCAGCTTGGCGGGTCGCTGCGGGCGGAAATCGGCAAGACATCAATTTCGGGGTCCGTGTTAGGTGGCTATGGCCACTACGATTTTACCCGCGAGGCGTTTTCGTCAAGCGGCGGGGTTTTTGCCAATTCAAATCCGAATTTGTGGTGGGTTTCGGGCCAGGCAACTATCGGACATGAGTTCGCCGTGACCGATACGAGCTCGATCAAGCCCTCCTTCGGTGTCGGGGTCACGCATTACTATCAAGGCGGGTTCACCGAAGCCGAAGGCGGCGACTTCAAGCTCGCTATCGGGTCCATTTCAGGGACAGTCTTCAACTTCAATCCGGCCGTGGATATCTCGACCGAGTTTGATTTATCGGGATCCACCGCAAAGGCGACTTTCCACCTTGGTATGCTCGCTCTTTCCGGCGGTCAGAACCGCAGTACGACCGCACAGCTCCAGGCAGCAGGTTTTGGCAGTTCAAGCTACACGCTTGTCGATGAGGCAGATAGCATGTTTGCCGATATCGGCGCGTCCATTGAGACACATTTTGGCGAAAGGGCAATGTTTGAAGCTGGCGTGGGCGCGCTGTTTTCAGCCGATGTCCAGGAATTCGGCGGACAGGCTCGTCTGAAAATACCGTTCTGA
- a CDS encoding PadR family transcriptional regulator: MNVRTVCLAILQFSDATGYEIKKMSTEEQFSYFIDASFGSIYPALSRLQEDGCVTVREEYESGKPPRKVYSITDKGREELIESLQVLPRPDTFKSEFLLIALCAGLLDRDTIVRAIDKRISDLKKDFEMFDEAQSCAENGPAGLSWVADYGRFVHEASLQYLLEHRGRLEALTLAPDRPSEAAE; the protein is encoded by the coding sequence ATGAACGTTCGTACGGTATGCCTGGCGATTTTGCAGTTTTCCGACGCCACAGGCTACGAAATCAAAAAAATGTCGACGGAGGAGCAATTCTCCTACTTCATCGACGCGAGTTTCGGATCGATTTATCCGGCGCTTTCGCGGCTGCAGGAGGACGGTTGCGTGACGGTGCGCGAGGAATATGAATCCGGCAAACCGCCCCGAAAGGTCTACTCCATCACAGACAAAGGCCGCGAGGAGCTGATTGAATCGCTTCAAGTGCTGCCACGCCCCGACACCTTCAAGTCCGAGTTTTTGCTGATCGCCCTTTGCGCGGGTCTGCTCGACCGGGACACCATTGTGCGAGCAATCGACAAGCGAATCAGTGACCTGAAAAAGGACTTTGAAATGTTCGATGAAGCTCAGTCATGCGCCGAAAACGGACCGGCAGGATTGAGCTGGGTCGCCGACTACGGTCGCTTCGTGCACGAAGCGAGCCTTCAGTATCTTCTGGAACACCGGGGCAGACTGGAAGCGTTGACACTTGCCCCCGACCGCCCAAGCGAAGCGGCCGAATAA
- a CDS encoding efflux RND transporter periplasmic adaptor subunit, with translation MAFRIKGSHIAALVIAGAVIGWMGTGNIVVGGQANSENAVLPPAEREENRDELFKVRFVTVNPETRPNILLVRGRTKADAIVPVRAETSGTLEKRLVSKGDRVEQGDLVCQLDRGVRQAAVDRALAAYEQAVFDYEGSASLQKQGFASETRMKALKAAMDGAAATLAETRLELDRTDITATADGVVQDPIAEIGDNLSGGDVCVTLINADPLLFIGQVSERQVGQVDVGNRAQVQLISGELVSGTIRYVASSADEATRTFLIEVEIDNPDNALRDGVTAAAQIELDGSEAYQIRPSWLTLNDEGSVGVRVVDEDNSVSFRQLKIISHTPDTMWVTGLEPGTRVISVGQDYVVPGQTVEPVAADIAATMSKDDVRS, from the coding sequence ATGGCATTTCGCATCAAGGGATCTCATATCGCCGCATTGGTGATTGCAGGCGCGGTGATTGGTTGGATGGGCACGGGCAATATCGTTGTCGGCGGCCAGGCCAATTCGGAAAACGCCGTTTTACCGCCGGCCGAACGCGAGGAAAATCGCGACGAGCTGTTCAAGGTTCGTTTCGTGACCGTCAATCCGGAAACGCGGCCCAACATTCTCCTTGTAAGAGGCCGCACCAAGGCCGATGCAATCGTGCCCGTTCGGGCGGAAACATCGGGAACGCTTGAGAAACGGCTGGTTTCCAAAGGCGACCGCGTCGAACAGGGCGATCTGGTTTGCCAGCTTGACCGCGGCGTACGGCAGGCAGCCGTGGACCGGGCGCTTGCGGCGTATGAGCAAGCCGTTTTCGACTATGAAGGCTCCGCCTCCCTACAAAAGCAGGGCTTTGCCTCTGAGACGCGCATGAAGGCGCTCAAGGCGGCAATGGACGGTGCAGCGGCAACGCTTGCGGAAACCAGGCTTGAACTTGACCGTACCGACATCACGGCGACTGCCGATGGCGTGGTGCAGGACCCGATCGCCGAAATAGGCGACAATCTCTCCGGCGGCGATGTCTGCGTCACCCTGATCAACGCCGACCCCCTTCTCTTTATCGGGCAGGTGTCGGAACGACAGGTCGGACAGGTCGATGTCGGAAACCGGGCCCAGGTGCAACTGATTTCCGGCGAGCTCGTGTCAGGCACCATCCGCTACGTCGCCTCCTCGGCCGACGAGGCGACACGCACCTTCCTGATCGAGGTCGAGATCGACAACCCTGACAATGCCTTGCGGGACGGAGTGACGGCGGCCGCCCAGATTGAACTGGACGGCTCGGAAGCCTATCAGATACGCCCGTCCTGGCTGACGCTTAATGATGAAGGTTCCGTCGGTGTGCGCGTTGTCGACGAAGACAATTCGGTTTCGTTCAGGCAACTGAAAATCATTTCACACACGCCGGATACGATGTGGGTTACGGGACTTGAGCCCGGCACCAGGGTCATCTCAGTCGGCCAGGACTACGTGGTCCCCGGCCAAACCGTAGAGCCGGTGGCGGCCGATATAGCTGCCACAATGAGCAAGGATGACGTTCGCTCATGA